A genome region from Salifodinibacter halophilus includes the following:
- a CDS encoding peptidoglycan-binding protein — protein sequence PATKHALQQAQRAYGLDADGIAGPKTLEAMKKAPPEHAAAGALLSDPGNRDNGMYKQAVAGLEKLGPNAFGSRQELERAAGTLTYEARASGLT from the coding sequence GCCCGGCCACCAAGCACGCGTTGCAGCAGGCGCAGCGCGCCTACGGTCTCGACGCCGACGGCATCGCCGGCCCGAAGACGTTGGAAGCGATGAAGAAGGCGCCGCCGGAGCATGCCGCCGCCGGCGCGCTGCTGTCGGATCCGGGCAACCGCGACAACGGCATGTACAAGCAGGCCGTGGCGGGGCTGGAGAAGCTCGGGCCGAACGCGTTCGGCAGCCGTCAGGAACTCGAGCGCGCCGCCGGCACGCTGACCTATGAGGCGCGCGCGAGCGGATTGAC